The Chloroflexota bacterium genome segment TGGCGTTGTTGCCGGCAACGACCACGGGGTTGGACCCATTGCCCTGAATGATCGTGCTGCCACTTCCAGCCCCACTGATGCTAATTCCTGGGCGCAGGGTGAGACTTTCCACGTAAGTGCCTGGTCCGACACGGAGAGTGCTTCCGCTGGCAGCCGCGTCGATGCCAGCCTGAATGGTCCGGTAAGGGCAGCCGCTTGAGCAGACGTCGTACTGCTGGGCCAGGCTGAAGTGGGATGGGAAGAGAGCGAACATGGTTGCTATCGAGGCGAGCAGGATTAGCAGCCTTCTGGTGAGTTGTATGGATTGTTTTTTCATAGTGCAATAGATTTGGATCGACATGTCTTCACGACTGCAATCCATTGGTTAGTATAGGCGATTGCAGCGATGGGCACAATAGGAAACTGGTACTACCGACCGCTGACCGAGGACCGCCGACCGCGGACCGCCTCTTCCGTCCTCTTGCTGCCGTCTGCCGTCCGTGGTCCGCCGTCTTCTGAGCATATTGTTACCTGCGTAACTCCAGCTACTAAGTCGAGCGATGTCGCGATCGGAACAGGCCAAAGCCAATCAGGATCGCGACCAGGGCAACACCGAGAAGGCTCAGCGCGCCACCCAGGCGAAGGGAATCTGGTTGAAAACGGAAAGTTACGGTGTGTGTACCTGCAGGCAGGACAACACCCCGCCACACCTGGTTCACCTGCAGGACTTCAGTGTCCTGCCCGTCCAGGGTGGCTGTCCATCCCGGATGATACTGGTCACCCAGGACCAGGATACCGGGTTCCCTGGCCGTGGCCTGTATTTCGATCTCTGTGAGGCCGTAGTGAGTAATCTTGGCAGGGTCGGCCGGCCTCGGTGGTGTGACAGGCAGGCCTTCGAGCCTGTCGTTGATGACCACATTCCGTACATCGAAGGTGTCCTCCATCAGGCGCACGAGTACGGGCCGTCGACCCCACACATTTTCGACCGCGTACGCGACGAAGGCCCGGGGCAGGGGAGACAATCTTTCCTGAATGGCCACCTCGCCGTCGTAGGCGTCGCGCCATGGGCTGCCAAAAAGGGCTGTAGCAGGTTGCCCCTGCGAGTCGGTGCAGAGTGCGATGCTGCTCGTTTCCGACGGCCCTTGCGAGGAGATCTCCCACGCATAGGTCTTTCCTGGCGCATCCAGTTCTGGAGCAAAGTAGATGGTGGTCCACTGGCCATCTGCAACGGAGACGCCATCTATCTGTTCTTCCAGCATCTGGCGGTGACGGTCCACATCTGACCACATGCGAACGACCAGGTTGCCTGGGTCGTCACTGAGAACGCGGAAGCGAAAGTCCAGGCGGTTCACGGCCGAGTTCCGCACTGAAAAGAGGCCGTTCAGGGGATGATCTGCGGTGATCTGTCCTGAGGTGCTTTCGCAGGAATCGAGGAGATGCTCGGGGACCGGATTGACATCCTTCACCGGATCTGTCCAGATCACGTATCGCACCTGTAGAAGATCCAGCAATCGGGTCGATGGATCGCTCAGGCCTATCCAGTTCCAATGCCGCCCGGTTGGATCGCCTAATTCGGCCAACACGAGATGAGCCATGGGCACGATCGAGGAATAGCCGCCTCCCTGGGCGAGTTCAAAGATCGTCGGGATATTGGGTCCCATCACGACAGTGCTGCCCCGGGAATAAGGTGCAATGCGATAGGGCGGCGCGTTTTCTTTCAGGAATTCGATCGCCGGCGTTTCAGGCATTAACTGCTCGATCGGCCCGGTGGGATTGAACCTGGCGCCAAGCAGGAAAAGTTCAAAATAGACCAGGGCAATCAGAGCCCATTGGGTCCAGGGTTGCCAGGATGGTTGCCGAACTCCAAGGGTGAATAGAAGGACTGTTGCTGCCAGGACCAGGGCGGCAAGCCCGAAATAGGGAAACAGGGCGTCCATGTGGGTCTGAATGTTGGCCAGATTCAGGAAATATGCAGCCACGACTGCCAGGAAAAGAGCAGCGGCAGCGACAAACAGTGGTACCAGGGACCCCTCCTGTGAGTCGAGGGTCATTGCGGCCAGCGTGCCGATCAGCAGGGGCAGCAAGAAGAGGGTGCGGTGGAGAGACAGATACTTGATGCCTGGAAAAGTGGCCAGCAATTCGACGCCGGGGCCTCCAACCGCAAAGTAGAGAACGATTGCGCTGAGTAACAACAGATAGGTCGCAAGGAAGCGTCGCTGTGCAAAAAAGGGCGCGATCAGGGCGAGCAGAAGGGCGGGCATGCCTGTGTAGATGGTACCCTCACTGAAATTGAAGTAGCCCCAATAGTCGCCGATTGACGTGGGGTTGCCAAAGAAACCTGGTATGAGAAGGGAGATGAGCTGGGAGGCAGGCAACGGATCTCTCAGCCCCTGCGCGGCGACCCGGTGACTCAGGGCCAGGAACTGATCAAAGGGCAGAATCTGAACGGCCGAGATCAGGGCGCCGATTGCCGCAGCCACGATAGCAGCCATGACTGCCCACACGCCTGCCCGCCGGTCAGGGCGCTGTTCCATGGCACGGCCCACGGCGTACAGAACGAGGAAAATGGCGAAAGTCAACGCGAATGTCAGTTGGCCTGCCAGGTAAGCTATTCCCAGGATCAACCCGGCCAACCCGATCAGGGCCCAATTGCGGCGCTGGATGCCCAACTCGAATGCGAGCAGTACACCAGGCAACCATGCCAGGGTACTGGTCCAGAAGAGCGTTTCGAACCAGGTGACAAGATAGCCACTGAGGGCGAAGATGAGAGCGCCCAGCAGAGCGGCGCGATAATTCAACCTGAGGGCTCGGAGGAATCCGTAGGTGAAAAAACCGGCCAACAGGATATGGAACCAAAGGCCGATAGAAATAGCCCGCGCTGCGCCGGTCGCTACTCCCAGGAGAACGAAAACCGGGTAGAAAGGCTGTGCGATTGGATCGGCAATAACAGGATGCCCCAGGAAAATATGAGGATTCCAAAGGGGCCAACTGCCCGCTTCCACGGTGTCGATGGCGAATTGCAAAAAGGGATAAAACTGGTAAAGCGGATCGGTGATCAGGGGGTTCTGGAGGGGTTGCAGAGGCCCGTCGCGCCAGGGGGGATTGTTGTTTGCCAGGTCCACAGGCAAAAACGTCTGTCCCGGTTTGAGACCACCTGCGTGGAACAGGGTGGTGGCCAGTGCCAGGACAAGCAATGCCACCAGGTCGTGTCTATGGCGACGGATAAATTGTTTCATGAGCGTAAAATCGACAGCCGCCCCCAATATCGGGGTGTTGGGAAGGTCTTCCTGCAGGTGGCGTTTTTCGGGCACGGCAATATCTGCAGGAGGCCTTGAGCGACCGGGCCATCGTGAGGAATATAACGCAGAAGCGGGGTGGAGTCAACCTTCGAGTTCTATGCGTTCTGTATTCGGGATGCCAACGATCGAAAACAGCGTTGGATCCCGGTCAGTTGGAGGCATCCGGCGAGGGGGTGGCTTCCTGCTGAACCTGGTCGCTTCCGGACAGGGAGGGAGGTTCTGGCGGCCAGGGGTAGAAGGGCTCATTGCGCTCGTACTGGCCGCGGAGGTGTTCTCTTACCTTGATCAATAAATCGGTTGCGCCTTGGCCAGCTTCGCCTGTCCATCGGGATGGATCGCTGAGCTCCAGGAAACGACTCCAACCCTGGTCGCGCTGGCCCCGGGCTTCGTACGCCAGGAGAAGGAGGACCGCTCTGCCAATTTCCCGTTGGCCTTGCAGGGGTTGACCATAGCTGCTTTCCAGATCTTGCCGGGCCTGGCTGATCTGAAACTCGAAATAGCCGGGATAGCGTAACGAGGCATCGCCATAGTCTGTGCCGTTCCAGGCGTAGATGCGGTAGAGACCTGGCGACGATTCCCGGTCGAGTCCGAACGCGAACTCGAAGCGACCGTCCAGGAGTTCGATTTCGGGCAGTCCGTCGCCGTCCAGGTCGTTCAGCCATTTGGGAATAATGGGGACTGTCAACAGGTGCAGAAAGGGGACGGCGCCGGTGATCTCCCTGATTTGGGCTGACCCGTCAGCTCCAGGTATGAGCTGCAGGATGTACACGCGAGTGCATGCCCAGCAGAAACCTCCGTTGGCCGCCCAAACTGGAAGCTCCAGGAGACCATCGTTGTTGATATCTTGCCAGCCCAGGGAGGACTCCCAGGTATAGCCAAGCCCTGCAAACTGCAATACCTGATCGCTGCCCTCGTCCTCATACAGAAGTTGAGGTGGCTGGCCTTCCTGGTGTTGGTAGATCAACAGCCGCGGTACCTTATCGCCCAAACGGAACTCAGTCTCCTCTTCAGGTGGCTCCAGGAGATAGGCGACGATTTGGTTTCCGCCAGCGCCGGTCGCCTGCTCGTCGATGAGGATGTAATCCGCGGCTTGCAGGCGGTCTATGATATC includes the following:
- a CDS encoding YfhO family protein translates to MPEKRHLQEDLPNTPILGAAVDFTLMKQFIRRHRHDLVALLVLALATTLFHAGGLKPGQTFLPVDLANNNPPWRDGPLQPLQNPLITDPLYQFYPFLQFAIDTVEAGSWPLWNPHIFLGHPVIADPIAQPFYPVFVLLGVATGAARAISIGLWFHILLAGFFTYGFLRALRLNYRAALLGALIFALSGYLVTWFETLFWTSTLAWLPGVLLAFELGIQRRNWALIGLAGLILGIAYLAGQLTFALTFAIFLVLYAVGRAMEQRPDRRAGVWAVMAAIVAAAIGALISAVQILPFDQFLALSHRVAAQGLRDPLPASQLISLLIPGFFGNPTSIGDYWGYFNFSEGTIYTGMPALLLALIAPFFAQRRFLATYLLLLSAIVLYFAVGGPGVELLATFPGIKYLSLHRTLFLLPLLIGTLAAMTLDSQEGSLVPLFVAAAALFLAVVAAYFLNLANIQTHMDALFPYFGLAALVLAATVLLFTLGVRQPSWQPWTQWALIALVYFELFLLGARFNPTGPIEQLMPETPAIEFLKENAPPYRIAPYSRGSTVVMGPNIPTIFELAQGGGYSSIVPMAHLVLAELGDPTGRHWNWIGLSDPSTRLLDLLQVRYVIWTDPVKDVNPVPEHLLDSCESTSGQITADHPLNGLFSVRNSAVNRLDFRFRVLSDDPGNLVVRMWSDVDRHRQMLEEQIDGVSVADGQWTTIYFAPELDAPGKTYAWEISSQGPSETSSIALCTDSQGQPATALFGSPWRDAYDGEVAIQERLSPLPRAFVAYAVENVWGRRPVLVRLMEDTFDVRNVVINDRLEGLPVTPPRPADPAKITHYGLTEIEIQATAREPGILVLGDQYHPGWTATLDGQDTEVLQVNQVWRGVVLPAGTHTVTFRFQPDSLRLGGALSLLGVALVAILIGFGLFRSRHRST